In Bartonella bovis 91-4, the following proteins share a genomic window:
- a CDS encoding invasion associated locus B family protein has protein sequence MLKKTFIAAFIMILAAAEITWAQTPNRLNQFEAWGAYSYKSSENTVCYMLSVPLSALPTTVNHGDNFFLVTKRSNSPVTFEPQFMAGYTLKEGSKVTVTVGNKNFDFFTKDSSAWLASSEMEKQLVAAMRSGKDMVVKATSKRGTHTTYTYSLKGVTAALNMVQKCH, from the coding sequence ATGTTAAAAAAGACTTTTATCGCTGCGTTTATAATGATTTTAGCTGCTGCTGAGATAACATGGGCACAAACGCCAAACCGTTTAAATCAGTTTGAAGCTTGGGGAGCTTATTCTTATAAATCATCAGAAAATACAGTTTGCTACATGTTATCAGTGCCTTTAAGCGCACTTCCAACAACTGTTAATCATGGTGATAATTTCTTTTTGGTAACTAAACGTTCTAATTCACCCGTTACATTCGAACCCCAATTTATGGCTGGTTATACACTTAAAGAAGGATCAAAAGTTACTGTAACCGTTGGAAATAAAAATTTTGACTTTTTTACAAAAGATTCATCAGCTTGGTTAGCATCATCGGAGATGGAAAAGCAGCTTGTTGCTGCTATGCGTTCAGGTAAAGATATGGTGGTAAAGGCGACCTCAAAACGGGGAACGCATACTACCTACACTTATTCCTTAAAAGGGGTGACGGCTGCATTAAATATGGTGCAAAAATGTCATTAA
- the ptsN gene encoding PTS IIA-like nitrogen regulatory protein PtsN yields MNLSELIAPEAIIPVLKANSKRQVLKILAEKANELTGLSERIIFDVILQREKLGSTGVGNGIAIPHGKFPNINRNICIFARLEHPVDFETFDDEPVDLVFLLLAPEQAGTDNLKALSQITRILHYSDVIDKLRNTHDVHTLDALLIQHLTLNAA; encoded by the coding sequence ATGAATTTGAGTGAGTTAATTGCACCAGAAGCAATTATTCCGGTGCTCAAAGCAAATTCAAAAAGACAAGTCCTGAAAATTTTAGCTGAGAAAGCTAATGAATTAACAGGTCTTAGTGAGCGTATAATTTTTGATGTTATTTTGCAGCGTGAAAAATTAGGATCAACCGGGGTGGGAAATGGTATTGCGATCCCTCATGGGAAATTTCCTAATATTAATCGAAATATCTGTATCTTTGCTCGTCTTGAACATCCAGTTGATTTTGAAACTTTTGATGATGAGCCTGTTGATCTTGTTTTCCTGCTTTTGGCGCCTGAGCAGGCTGGCACAGATAATTTGAAAGCTTTGTCACAAATTACGCGCATTTTACATTATTCTGATGTTATTGACAAATTACGCAATACACATGATGTCCACACGCTTGATGCTTTATTGATCCAACATTTAACATTAAATGCAGCCTGA
- a CDS encoding lysine--tRNA ligase, with product MRDQCAALSFTPELIDAAAQSKAWPFEEARKLIKRYEKTGYPENILFETGYGPSGLPHIGTFGEVARTTMVRHAFHILTENKVKTKLLCFSDDMDGLRKVPDNVPDREKMESYLGQPLSRVPDPFGNVYPSFGAANNARLCAFLDRFGFDYEFISSTDYYSSGRFDEALLKILACYDQVMDIILPTLGEERRATYSLFLPISPISGKVLQVPMIARNIEKGTVTYIEPETGETIETEVTRGRVKCQWKVDWAMRWKALGVDYEMAGKDLIDSVSLSSKICKVLGGDPPEGFNYELFLDDKGQKISKSKGNGLTIDEWLTYAPTQSLALYMFLKPKTAKRLYFDVIPKAVDEYYAHLSAYNRQLWKDRLNNPVWHIHNGCPPQINLPVSFAMLLNLVSASNAENKEVLWGFISRYAKGANPQTYPMLDQLVEFAIKYFGIFVKPNKKFRIPDENERLTLAKIDEKLASLPETADENTIQNALLDVARLTQCYQDHNKKSPEGGPGVSNVFFQMLYEVLLGQERGPRFGSFIALYGIDKIRALIAETLAQPVGE from the coding sequence ATGCGTGATCAGTGTGCTGCCCTTAGTTTTACACCCGAATTAATTGATGCAGCTGCCCAGTCGAAAGCCTGGCCGTTTGAAGAAGCACGCAAGCTTATCAAGCGTTATGAAAAAACAGGTTATCCAGAAAACATTTTATTTGAAACAGGCTATGGACCTTCTGGTTTGCCGCATATTGGTACTTTTGGAGAAGTGGCGCGCACGACCATGGTGCGTCATGCTTTTCATATTTTAACTGAGAACAAAGTTAAAACAAAACTTTTGTGCTTTTCTGATGATATGGATGGTTTGCGCAAAGTTCCTGATAATGTGCCTGATCGTGAAAAGATGGAAAGTTATCTTGGTCAGCCACTTAGTCGCGTACCAGATCCTTTTGGGAATGTTTATCCTTCTTTTGGAGCAGCTAATAATGCGCGTTTGTGCGCTTTTCTTGATCGCTTTGGTTTTGATTATGAATTTATCAGCTCTACCGATTATTACAGTTCTGGCCGTTTTGATGAAGCACTTTTAAAGATACTTGCCTGTTATGATCAGGTTATGGACATTATTCTGCCAACATTGGGTGAAGAGCGGCGGGCAACATATTCACTCTTTTTGCCTATCTCTCCTATTTCTGGAAAAGTATTACAGGTACCAATGATCGCCCGTAATATTGAAAAAGGCACTGTCACTTATATCGAACCTGAAACAGGTGAAACCATTGAAACAGAAGTCACACGTGGAAGGGTTAAATGCCAGTGGAAGGTGGATTGGGCAATGCGTTGGAAAGCGCTTGGGGTTGATTATGAAATGGCGGGAAAAGATCTTATCGATTCCGTCTCTCTTTCTTCTAAAATTTGCAAAGTACTTGGTGGTGATCCGCCTGAAGGGTTCAATTATGAACTTTTTTTAGATGATAAGGGACAGAAAATTTCCAAATCCAAAGGAAATGGTTTGACTATTGATGAATGGTTGACTTATGCACCAACACAAAGCTTAGCGCTCTATATGTTTTTAAAGCCTAAAACGGCAAAACGACTTTATTTTGATGTCATTCCAAAAGCCGTTGACGAATATTATGCACATCTTTCAGCTTATAATCGTCAGTTGTGGAAAGATCGGTTAAATAATCCCGTATGGCATATCCATAATGGTTGCCCACCACAAATTAATTTGCCTGTATCTTTCGCTATGTTATTGAATTTAGTAAGTGCTTCAAATGCTGAAAATAAAGAAGTTCTTTGGGGGTTTATTTCTCGCTATGCTAAAGGAGCAAATCCGCAAACATATCCAATGCTTGATCAGTTAGTGGAATTTGCCATTAAATATTTTGGTATTTTTGTAAAACCAAACAAAAAATTTCGTATACCTGATGAAAATGAACGTTTAACATTGGCTAAAATCGATGAAAAATTAGCCAGCCTTCCAGAAACTGCTGATGAAAATACAATCCAAAATGCGCTTCTTGATGTTGCGCGTTTAACACAATGTTATCAAGATCATAACAAAAAAAGCCCTGAAGGGGGACCTGGTGTTTCGAATGTCTTTTTTCAAATGCTTTATGAAGTTCTTTTAGGGCAAGAACGGGGGCCAAGATTTGGATCGTTTATTGCGCTTTATGGAATTGATAAAATACGTGCACTCATTGCTGAAACGCTTGCACAACCTGTGGGGGAATAA
- a CDS encoding LptA/OstA family protein, whose product MNPKTSYKKQINLYLTLIMGTLGLSVIFGHAEESHFGINLSNSKEPIELRADSLEIHDKEGVAVFRGNVSVVQGERFMQTSQLIVYYDKAHKAIGENKKNIESTSLVDFDTTGIKKMEASGKVYIKIATQIATGDKGVFDGQSNKVILTGNKVVLRDNNNVATGCKLTVHMESGKAFLEGCQTVEKKNRASIILKSN is encoded by the coding sequence GTGAATCCAAAAACATCATATAAAAAACAAATAAATTTATATTTGACTTTAATCATGGGAACATTAGGACTGAGTGTGATTTTTGGACATGCTGAAGAATCTCATTTCGGGATTAATTTATCAAATAGCAAAGAGCCTATAGAATTGCGTGCAGATTCTTTAGAAATACATGATAAAGAAGGGGTTGCTGTTTTTAGAGGCAATGTTTCAGTTGTTCAGGGTGAACGATTTATGCAAACATCACAATTGATTGTTTATTACGATAAAGCACATAAAGCAATTGGTGAGAATAAGAAAAACATAGAGTCAACATCGCTTGTTGATTTTGATACAACAGGTATTAAGAAAATGGAAGCATCAGGAAAGGTTTATATTAAAATAGCCACGCAGATTGCTACCGGTGATAAAGGTGTTTTTGATGGGCAATCAAATAAGGTAATCCTGACAGGTAATAAAGTTGTTTTGAGAGATAACAATAATGTTGCGACAGGGTGCAAATTGACAGTACATATGGAAAGTGGAAAAGCTTTTCTTGAAGGTTGTCAGACGGTTGAAAAAAAGAACCGTGCTTCAATCATTTTAAAATCAAATTAA
- the trxA gene encoding thioredoxin produces MTCIKADNSNFENKVLTSSIPVVVDFWAEWCGPCKMIAPILDEISIEMEGQVKIAKVNIDENPELATQYGVRSIPTLLMFKNGNISSHMVGAVSKGRLYEWIKEGLS; encoded by the coding sequence ATGACATGTATAAAAGCTGATAATAGCAATTTCGAAAATAAAGTTCTTACCTCTTCCATCCCTGTTGTAGTTGATTTTTGGGCAGAATGGTGTGGCCCTTGCAAAATGATTGCACCAATTCTTGATGAAATTTCAATAGAAATGGAAGGTCAGGTGAAAATTGCTAAAGTTAATATTGATGAAAATCCAGAGTTGGCTACACAATATGGAGTTCGTTCAATTCCTACTCTCTTGATGTTCAAAAATGGAAATATCTCATCTCATATGGTTGGTGCTGTTTCTAAAGGACGCCTCTATGAATGGATTAAAGAGGGGCTTAGTTAA
- the rlmN gene encoding 23S rRNA (adenine(2503)-C(2))-methyltransferase RlmN yields the protein MLKVNDTVTEERSKLSLIGLSRDEMVQALKVIGVPEHQLRMRVRQLWHWLYVRGVSHFDEMLNIAKPMRKMLQDHFSITRPEIIEEQTSNDGTCKWLLRFPARGAGKPVEIETVYIPEEGRGTLCISSQVGCTLTCSFCHTGTQTLVRNLTAEEILVQLLVARDRLGDFPKKNTFDDAVLSVKGREITNIVMMGMGEPLYNFEAVKRALLIASDGDGLSLSKRRITLSTSGVVPEIIRAGKEIGVMLAISLHAVHDTLRDILVPINKKYPLAVLMDACRNYPGLSNAKRITFEYVMLKDVNDSLDDAKQLVQLLKGIPAKINLIPFNSWPGSHYQCSDWEQIERFADIINQAGYASPIRMPRGRDILAACGQLKSTSQRLRKSERLRFENTI from the coding sequence GTGCTCAAAGTAAATGATACTGTGACAGAGGAGAGATCTAAACTATCCTTAATTGGTTTATCGCGTGATGAAATGGTGCAAGCTTTAAAGGTGATTGGTGTGCCAGAACATCAATTGCGTATGCGCGTGCGTCAGCTTTGGCATTGGCTTTATGTACGTGGTGTTTCACATTTTGATGAGATGCTAAATATTGCTAAGCCAATGCGTAAAATGCTTCAAGATCATTTTTCTATTACGCGCCCGGAAATTATTGAAGAACAAACATCAAACGATGGTACATGTAAATGGCTCTTGCGTTTCCCAGCACGTGGAGCTGGAAAGCCTGTTGAAATTGAGACAGTTTATATTCCTGAAGAAGGGCGCGGTACTTTATGTATTTCATCTCAGGTAGGGTGTACGTTAACTTGCTCTTTTTGTCATACAGGAACGCAGACACTTGTTCGCAATCTGACAGCTGAAGAAATTTTGGTACAATTATTAGTTGCACGTGATCGTTTGGGTGATTTTCCTAAGAAAAATACATTTGATGATGCAGTTCTTTCAGTCAAAGGGCGCGAAATCACCAATATTGTTATGATGGGTATGGGTGAACCACTTTATAATTTTGAAGCGGTCAAAAGAGCTTTATTAATTGCATCTGATGGTGATGGGCTTTCTTTATCAAAACGCCGAATTACTCTTTCAACAAGTGGGGTCGTTCCTGAAATTATACGAGCTGGAAAAGAAATTGGAGTTATGTTGGCAATTTCATTGCATGCTGTACATGATACATTGCGGGATATACTGGTACCAATTAATAAAAAATATCCACTTGCTGTGTTAATGGACGCTTGTCGTAATTATCCTGGTCTTTCTAATGCAAAGCGAATTACATTTGAATATGTTATGCTGAAAGACGTAAATGATAGTTTAGATGATGCTAAACAATTAGTGCAGTTACTTAAAGGTATTCCTGCAAAGATCAATTTAATTCCTTTTAATTCATGGCCGGGGAGTCATTATCAATGTTCTGATTGGGAACAAATTGAACGTTTTGCTGATATCATTAATCAAGCAGGTTATGCTTCCCCTATTCGGATGCCACGTGGTCGCGATATTTTAGCTGCTTGTGGACAGCTTAAATCAACTTCACAACGTTTACGCAAATCTGAGCGGTTGCGCTTTGAAAATACAATTTAA
- a CDS encoding peptide chain release factor 3 — protein sequence MEYRAQEVKRRRTFAIIAHPDAGKTTLTEKFLLFGGAIQLAGEVRAKKDRIQTRSDWMKIERDRGISVVTSVMTFEYEGHIFNLLDTPGHADFADDTYRTLTAVDSAIMVLDGARGIEPRTLKLFEVCRMRDIPIITFVNKMDREARDPLEILDEIEEKLVLDTAPITWPIGIGKDFKGTFDFHHNCFRQHDDEVTPKIVSGPVEVSNLLPENQRASFVEGIEFARNACKKFNFQAFYEGHMTPVYFGSALRNFGVRDLINALVDFGPSPRDQVADQRTVMAVESKMTGFVFKIQANMDPNHRDRIAFLRVCSGTLKRGMKTKLVRTGKPMTLSTPQFFFARSRQIADQAYAGDVVGIPNHGTLRIGDTLTEGEDILFKGLPNFAPEILRRVCLSDPMKAKKLKEALRQMAEEGVVQLFIPDDGSPALIGVIGALQIDVLIERLKVEYSLPVNFELARFNICRWIFADNKDELQNFLTNHRSAIAHDLDGDPVFLAENHFSLNYEAERAPKIKFSPFKDYQVRSK from the coding sequence ATGGAATATAGAGCGCAAGAAGTAAAACGACGGCGTACATTTGCAATTATTGCGCACCCTGATGCAGGAAAGACGACATTAACAGAAAAATTTTTACTGTTTGGTGGTGCTATTCAACTTGCCGGTGAGGTGAGAGCAAAAAAAGATCGTATTCAAACTCGTTCTGATTGGATGAAAATTGAACGTGATCGTGGTATTTCGGTTGTAACATCTGTGATGACATTTGAATATGAAGGGCATATTTTTAATTTGTTGGATACTCCAGGCCATGCTGATTTTGCAGATGATACATATCGCACCCTCACAGCAGTTGATAGCGCTATTATGGTGTTGGATGGTGCGCGCGGAATTGAGCCCAGGACATTAAAATTATTCGAAGTTTGCCGAATGAGGGACATTCCTATTATTACTTTTGTTAATAAAATGGATCGTGAGGCGCGTGATCCCCTAGAAATTTTAGATGAAATTGAAGAAAAGCTTGTTCTTGATACTGCTCCAATTACATGGCCTATTGGTATAGGTAAAGATTTTAAAGGTACTTTTGATTTTCATCATAATTGTTTTCGCCAGCATGATGATGAGGTAACCCCAAAAATAGTTTCTGGACCTGTTGAGGTTTCTAATTTACTTCCTGAAAATCAACGTGCATCCTTTGTTGAAGGGATAGAATTTGCCCGTAATGCATGCAAAAAATTTAATTTTCAGGCTTTTTATGAAGGTCATATGACACCTGTTTATTTTGGTTCAGCTTTACGTAATTTTGGTGTTCGTGATTTAATAAATGCATTAGTCGATTTTGGTCCAAGTCCTCGTGATCAGGTGGCTGATCAACGCACTGTAATGGCTGTAGAATCCAAGATGACAGGGTTCGTTTTTAAAATTCAAGCCAATATGGATCCTAATCATCGTGATCGGATTGCATTTTTACGGGTATGTTCAGGAACGCTTAAGCGGGGTATGAAGACAAAACTAGTTCGAACGGGAAAGCCAATGACACTTTCAACACCGCAATTTTTCTTTGCTCGTTCACGCCAAATTGCTGATCAAGCCTATGCTGGTGATGTAGTTGGAATTCCTAATCATGGAACTTTGCGGATTGGTGATACTTTGACTGAGGGAGAGGATATTCTCTTTAAAGGTTTACCAAATTTTGCACCAGAAATTTTGCGTCGCGTATGTTTAAGCGATCCCATGAAAGCAAAAAAGCTTAAAGAAGCTTTGCGGCAAATGGCTGAAGAGGGAGTTGTTCAACTCTTTATTCCTGATGATGGATCACCTGCTCTTATTGGTGTTATTGGTGCTTTGCAAATTGATGTTTTAATAGAAAGATTGAAGGTAGAATATTCTTTACCCGTAAATTTTGAACTAGCGCGTTTCAATATTTGTCGTTGGATTTTCGCAGACAATAAAGATGAGCTTCAAAATTTTCTCACAAATCACCGCTCTGCTATTGCTCACGATTTGGATGGTGATCCGGTTTTTTTAGCAGAAAATCATTTTTCATTGAATTATGAAGCAGAACGGGCTCCAAAAATAAAATTTTCACCCTTTAAAGATTATCAAGTCCGCTCTAAGTAA
- a CDS encoding LysE family translocator: MSFFPEWPIFMQFALASLILALIPGPDIMLSVGRTIVQNKKAGIMCALGSATGFAIQVTAVAIGLSALIVTSPSAFFLLKIVGAFFLLWLAFQTLRKNSTFSLQQTSPPNHQSFKRNYLAGVGINLLNPKVILFNITFLPQFIDVNDPMAKQKLFILGLSYIPISLPITILLVLMANKLSTSLKENPFYIHLLNWLIATIFIIFALRLLIIKTY, translated from the coding sequence ATGTCATTTTTTCCTGAATGGCCCATTTTTATGCAATTTGCTCTGGCATCTTTGATTTTAGCGCTTATCCCAGGACCTGATATAATGCTGTCAGTGGGACGGACTATTGTACAAAATAAAAAAGCTGGGATTATGTGTGCTTTGGGTAGTGCAACGGGTTTTGCCATTCAGGTTACTGCTGTGGCTATTGGTTTATCTGCACTTATTGTCACCTCACCGAGTGCTTTTTTTCTTCTGAAAATTGTTGGCGCTTTCTTTCTTCTATGGCTTGCTTTTCAAACATTGCGAAAAAATTCAACATTTTCTTTACAACAAACATCCCCACCAAATCATCAAAGTTTTAAACGTAATTATCTTGCAGGAGTTGGAATTAATCTTTTAAATCCCAAAGTCATCCTTTTTAATATAACTTTCTTACCTCAATTTATTGATGTTAATGATCCTATGGCCAAGCAAAAATTGTTTATTTTGGGGCTTTCTTATATTCCTATATCTTTACCTATTACAATTTTATTGGTTCTTATGGCTAACAAACTCTCCACAAGCTTAAAGGAAAATCCTTTTTATATTCACCTGCTCAATTGGCTTATTGCCACTATTTTTATTATTTTTGCTTTACGCTTACTTATCATCAAAACATACTAA
- the lptC gene encoding LPS export ABC transporter periplasmic protein LptC, with protein MSIRNYRKAFSIKSFSDDIFKKAYHHSYRVRLLKIFLPLIALIIALVFSWFIFFSLSASSGSVVLKSENDEIVKLIMVNPRLESYTSSQKLYWLKAQEAFQDSIHSEVIGLQGITAEIPSGKLGVAFLQAQSGTYDHINGHLQLDKPFIIKTQDNMVAQFIAADIDLSEGQLRTDQCVHIKRAGLSLKADALQIREKGLKIYFQGDVHLVIDKQ; from the coding sequence ATGTCTATACGTAATTATCGTAAAGCTTTTTCAATAAAATCATTTTCTGATGACATTTTTAAAAAAGCGTATCATCATTCATATCGAGTTCGTTTGTTAAAAATCTTTTTACCTCTTATAGCGTTAATTATAGCGCTGGTTTTTTCTTGGTTTATATTTTTTTCTCTGTCTGCTTCCTCTGGTAGTGTGGTTTTAAAGAGTGAAAATGATGAGATAGTAAAATTGATAATGGTCAATCCAAGATTAGAAAGTTATACAAGTTCTCAAAAGCTTTACTGGCTTAAAGCACAAGAAGCTTTTCAAGATTCTATACATTCTGAGGTGATTGGATTACAAGGTATTACAGCTGAGATACCTTCAGGCAAATTAGGGGTGGCTTTTCTTCAAGCACAAAGTGGGACTTATGATCATATTAATGGTCATTTGCAATTAGATAAGCCATTTATAATCAAAACACAGGACAATATGGTTGCACAATTTATAGCTGCTGATATCGATTTATCTGAAGGCCAATTAAGGACTGATCAATGTGTACATATTAAACGTGCAGGCTTATCTCTTAAAGCAGATGCTTTACAAATTCGTGAGAAAGGGCTGAAAATATATTTTCAGGGTGATGTGCACTTGGTGATTGACAAACAATAA
- the lptB gene encoding LPS export ABC transporter ATP-binding protein codes for MLGIKKTKRTTRYNFANEALKQPLKGTLVARHLVKVYRGRRVVKDVSFHVCTGEAVGILGPNGAGKTTCFYMVTGLVETDGGTIEIHGFNVTHMPMYQRARLGIGYLPQEASIFRGLSVENNIKAVLEVVEKDRFKRREELDALLCEFKIDHLRKTPAISLSGGERRRLEIARALASRPNFMLLDEPFAGIDPIAISDIQRLVQHLTQRGIGVLITDHNVRETLNLVDRAYIIHEGQVLIDGCPNDIINNTDVRRIYLGSQFSL; via the coding sequence ATGCTTGGAATCAAAAAAACAAAACGAACGACTAGATATAATTTTGCGAATGAAGCTTTAAAACAACCTTTAAAAGGGACTTTAGTTGCACGTCATTTAGTTAAAGTTTATCGAGGAAGGCGGGTTGTTAAGGATGTTTCTTTTCATGTCTGCACCGGTGAAGCTGTAGGTATTTTAGGCCCGAATGGTGCTGGTAAAACTACTTGTTTTTATATGGTTACAGGTTTAGTTGAAACTGATGGGGGGACAATTGAAATTCATGGATTTAATGTCACCCATATGCCGATGTATCAACGTGCGCGTTTGGGTATTGGATATCTACCGCAAGAAGCATCTATTTTTCGTGGTCTTTCAGTAGAAAATAACATTAAAGCTGTTTTGGAAGTAGTTGAAAAAGATCGCTTTAAACGTCGTGAAGAATTGGATGCACTTTTATGTGAATTCAAAATTGATCATTTACGCAAAACACCAGCTATTTCTTTGTCTGGGGGTGAACGGCGACGACTCGAAATCGCACGTGCTTTAGCTTCACGCCCCAATTTTATGTTGCTTGATGAGCCATTTGCAGGAATTGACCCTATTGCTATTTCTGATATCCAACGGCTTGTTCAACATTTAACTCAACGTGGTATCGGTGTTTTAATAACTGATCATAATGTGCGTGAGACATTAAATCTTGTTGATCGCGCTTATATTATTCATGAGGGACAAGTGTTAATTGATGGCTGTCCGAATGATATTATCAATAACACTGATGTTCGTAGAATTTATTTGGGTAGTCAATTTTCTCTTTAG